One Nodosilinea sp. FACHB-141 DNA segment encodes these proteins:
- a CDS encoding ABC transporter ATP-binding protein codes for MQVLNTPTQSTTHLQTQEPFLIFDNLSKVYPTPTGDFVVLDGIDLAINEGEFVCVIGHSGCGKSTLLDMVAGFHQPTNGEVRLQTLPIQAPGPDRMVVFQNYSLLPWLTAYENIYLGVNSVFPKKPEAAKKHIVMEHLEMVGLADVANKKPSALSGGMKQRVCIARALALRPKVLILDEPFGALDPITREELQEELLTIWRDHQITVLMITHDIDEALFLSDRVVMMTNGPAAKIGEIMLVPFARPRDRARMMEDPKFYELRNEALDFLYKRHAHADA; via the coding sequence ATGCAAGTGCTAAATACTCCTACCCAATCCACCACCCACCTCCAGACTCAGGAACCGTTCCTGATCTTTGATAACCTCTCCAAGGTCTATCCCACCCCCACCGGCGACTTCGTCGTGCTCGACGGCATCGACCTCGCCATCAACGAAGGCGAGTTTGTCTGCGTCATTGGCCACTCGGGCTGCGGCAAATCGACCCTGCTCGATATGGTGGCCGGGTTTCACCAGCCCACCAACGGCGAAGTGCGCCTGCAAACCCTGCCGATTCAAGCTCCCGGCCCCGATCGCATGGTGGTGTTTCAAAACTACTCCCTGCTGCCCTGGCTCACCGCCTACGAAAACATTTACCTGGGCGTGAATTCGGTCTTCCCCAAGAAGCCCGAAGCCGCGAAAAAGCACATCGTCATGGAGCACCTAGAGATGGTGGGTCTGGCCGATGTAGCCAATAAAAAGCCCAGCGCCCTCTCCGGCGGCATGAAGCAGCGGGTCTGCATTGCCCGCGCTCTCGCCCTGCGCCCCAAGGTGTTGATTCTAGACGAACCTTTCGGTGCGCTGGATCCAATTACTCGGGAAGAACTGCAAGAGGAGCTGCTGACCATCTGGCGAGACCACCAGATCACCGTGCTGATGATCACCCACGACATCGACGAAGCCCTGTTCTTGAGCGATCGCGTTGTGATGATGACCAACGGCCCCGCCGCCAAAATTGGTGAAATCATGCTGGTGCCCTTTGCCCGCCCCCGCGATCGCGCCCGCATGATGGAAGACCCCAAATTCTACGAGCTGCGCAATGAAGCCCTCGACTTCCTCTACAAGCGTCACGCCCACGCCGACGCATAA